In Streptomyces sp. P3, one DNA window encodes the following:
- a CDS encoding bifunctional SulP family inorganic anion transporter/carbonic anhydrase, giving the protein MSACVPTRTTAHSALTKRVQQPPSPPPPPHRRFRVAGADVSASIAVFLIALPLSLGIALATGAPLQAGLVAAAVGGLVAGWIGGSPLQVSGPAAGLTVVTADLIQRYGWRTTCAITVLAGLAQLGLGCLRVARTALAVSPAIVHGMLAGIGVTIAVAQLHVVLGGNPQSSVLDNLRSLPPQLADLQPAAVAVSALTLALLLLWPRIPGRAGRLLNKVPAALVAVTGATTVAALAGLTLPKVDLPSWSSHALAGLPEGPVLGLVAAVLTTTLVCSVQSLLGAVAVDKMIATRPGLLGSRSVRVGRSDLDRELLGQGAANIVSGALGGLPVAGVAVRSSANVRSGAVSRNSTMLHGVLVVAAALLMVPILDLIPLASLAALVMAVGIQMVSLHHIRTVTRHREVLVYAVTTLAVVVFGVLEGVALGIAAAVAVALHRLARTRITHHEKEGVHHVQVRGQLTFLAVPRLSRILHLVPQGTHVVVELDGSFMDHAAYESLQHWQKTHTAHGGSVDLTGRRSAFGGRLLEPAAAEGATGGQEVGAALADCRCRPWTPWRNHQCEQPRSAHLFLHDDGIGGSPDPWSGTGSGGESGGSEPTPSAGEPIGWHGEPEHGFALVTESAGSAAEAAADGARSGVDGPACGDGAPEVGRIPGNGVFARTGKTDDDHGDAGAARSAGAVKAVGPGSGTEQRTSGPSARRLVRGISAFQRNTAPLVRGELARLAREGQQPSQLFLACADSRLVTSMITSSGPGDLFVVRNVGNLVPPPGGESGDDSVAAAIEYAVDVLHVRSITVCGHSGCGAMQALLSCEPGAAHTPLRRWLRHALPSLERIADRSRPAARLAGRAAADTIEQLCLTNVVQQLEHLRTHPSVARAMQAGALELHGLYFHVGEAQTYLLTGAGPDGGEVFDHVGVTDVSA; this is encoded by the coding sequence ATGTCCGCCTGCGTCCCCACCCGCACCACCGCCCACTCGGCGCTCACGAAGCGCGTCCAACAGCCCCCCAGTCCGCCACCACCCCCTCACCGCCGTTTCCGCGTCGCGGGCGCCGATGTGTCCGCTTCGATCGCGGTGTTCCTGATCGCCCTACCGCTGTCCCTCGGCATCGCCCTCGCCACCGGCGCGCCCCTTCAGGCCGGTCTCGTGGCCGCCGCCGTGGGCGGGCTCGTCGCCGGCTGGATCGGCGGCTCGCCACTCCAGGTCAGCGGCCCCGCGGCGGGGCTGACCGTCGTCACCGCCGATCTCATCCAGCGCTACGGATGGCGGACGACCTGCGCCATCACCGTCCTCGCCGGACTCGCCCAGCTGGGCCTCGGCTGCCTGCGCGTGGCGCGCACGGCCCTCGCCGTCAGTCCCGCCATCGTGCACGGCATGCTCGCCGGCATCGGCGTCACGATCGCCGTAGCCCAGCTCCATGTCGTCCTCGGCGGCAACCCGCAGAGTTCCGTTCTCGACAACCTTCGCAGCCTGCCGCCCCAGTTGGCCGACCTGCAGCCCGCGGCCGTCGCCGTGAGCGCGCTGACGCTGGCCCTGCTGCTGCTCTGGCCGCGCATCCCCGGCAGAGCGGGCCGTCTGCTGAACAAGGTGCCCGCCGCGCTGGTCGCGGTCACCGGCGCCACCACCGTGGCCGCGCTCGCCGGCCTCACCCTGCCGAAGGTCGATCTGCCGTCCTGGAGCAGCCACGCCCTGGCCGGGCTCCCCGAGGGGCCGGTGCTCGGGCTGGTGGCCGCCGTGCTCACCACCACGCTCGTCTGCAGTGTCCAGTCGCTGCTCGGCGCGGTTGCCGTGGACAAGATGATCGCCACCCGTCCCGGCCTGCTCGGCTCCCGCTCCGTCCGCGTCGGCCGCTCCGATCTGGACCGCGAGCTGCTCGGCCAGGGGGCGGCCAACATCGTCTCCGGCGCCCTCGGCGGACTCCCGGTCGCGGGCGTGGCCGTGCGCAGTTCGGCGAACGTCCGATCCGGTGCCGTGAGCCGGAACTCCACGATGCTGCACGGCGTTCTCGTAGTAGCCGCCGCGCTGCTGATGGTCCCGATCCTGGATCTCATCCCGCTCGCCTCACTCGCCGCCCTGGTGATGGCCGTCGGCATCCAGATGGTGTCCCTGCACCACATTCGCACGGTGACGCGCCACCGAGAGGTACTGGTGTACGCCGTCACCACCCTCGCGGTGGTCGTCTTCGGCGTCCTCGAAGGCGTGGCCCTCGGCATCGCCGCGGCCGTCGCGGTGGCCCTGCACCGCCTCGCCCGCACCCGCATCACGCACCACGAGAAGGAAGGAGTCCATCACGTACAGGTCAGAGGCCAGCTGACGTTCCTCGCCGTGCCGCGGCTCAGCCGCATCCTGCACCTCGTCCCCCAAGGCACCCATGTCGTGGTCGAGTTGGACGGCTCCTTCATGGATCACGCCGCGTACGAATCCCTGCAGCACTGGCAGAAGACGCACACCGCACACGGCGGCTCCGTCGACCTGACCGGCCGGCGCTCCGCCTTCGGGGGCAGACTCCTCGAGCCTGCCGCCGCCGAAGGAGCCACCGGCGGCCAGGAAGTGGGCGCCGCCCTCGCCGACTGCCGTTGCCGTCCCTGGACGCCTTGGCGCAACCACCAGTGCGAGCAGCCGCGTTCCGCCCACCTGTTCCTCCACGACGACGGCATCGGCGGCAGTCCCGACCCCTGGTCCGGAACCGGTTCGGGCGGCGAGTCCGGCGGCTCGGAGCCCACGCCGTCGGCCGGGGAGCCGATCGGGTGGCACGGTGAGCCGGAGCACGGCTTCGCGCTCGTCACCGAGTCCGCCGGATCCGCGGCCGAAGCCGCGGCCGACGGGGCCCGGTCCGGGGTCGATGGTCCCGCCTGTGGCGACGGGGCACCCGAAGTCGGCCGCATCCCCGGCAACGGCGTCTTCGCCCGTACCGGAAAGACCGATGACGATCACGGCGACGCCGGGGCCGCCCGATCCGCCGGTGCCGTCAAAGCCGTGGGGCCGGGAAGCGGAACCGAGCAGAGGACGTCGGGGCCGAGCGCACGCCGGCTCGTCCGTGGCATCAGCGCGTTCCAGCGCAACACCGCGCCGCTGGTGCGCGGAGAGCTGGCCCGACTGGCGCGGGAAGGGCAGCAGCCGTCCCAGCTGTTCCTCGCCTGCGCCGACTCACGGCTGGTGACGTCGATGATCACATCCAGTGGTCCCGGCGACCTGTTCGTGGTGCGCAACGTGGGCAACCTGGTGCCCCCGCCCGGCGGGGAGAGCGGGGACGACTCGGTGGCTGCCGCGATCGAGTACGCGGTGGACGTGCTGCACGTGCGGTCCATCACCGTGTGCGGGCACTCGGGGTGCGGAGCCATGCAGGCGCTGCTCAGCTGCGAGCCCGGCGCGGCGCACACGCCACTGAGACGGTGGCTGCGGCACGCTCTGCCGAGCCTGGAGCGGATTGCCGACCGCAGCCGCCCCGCCGCTCGGCTGGCCGGACGGGCCGCGGCCGACACGATCGAACAGCTGTGCCTGACCAACGTCGTCCAGCAGCTCGAGCACCTGCGGACACACCCGTCCGTGGCCCGGGCGATGCAGGCCGGGGCGCTGGAACTGCACGGGCTGTACTTCCATGTGGGCGAGGCCCAGACGTATCTGCTCACGGGGGCCGGGCCGGACGGCGGCGAGGTCTTCGACCACGTCGGGGTGACGGATGTGTCCGCCTGA
- a CDS encoding HAD family phosphatase, which translates to MLLVVENHSLPRTAAFFDLDKTVIAKSSTLTFSKSFYQGGLINRRAALRTAYAQFVFLVGGMDHDQMERTREYLSALVRGWNVQQVKEIVAETLHDLIDPLIYDEAASLIEEHHVAGRDVVIVSTSGAEVVEPIGELLGADRVVATRMVVGEDGCFTGEVEYYAYGPTKAEAVKELAVSEGYDLSRCYAYSDSATDLPMLQSVGHPHAVNPDRALRREAVARGWPILDFHRPVRLKQRIPAFSVPPRPALVAMAAIGAAAATAGLVWYASRRRAATV; encoded by the coding sequence ATGCTCTTGGTTGTGGAAAACCACTCCTTGCCCCGCACAGCGGCCTTCTTTGACCTGGACAAGACGGTCATTGCGAAGTCGAGCACGCTCACCTTCAGCAAGTCCTTCTACCAAGGCGGGCTGATCAACCGTCGGGCGGCCTTGCGCACCGCATACGCCCAGTTCGTCTTCCTCGTCGGCGGCATGGACCACGACCAGATGGAACGGACCCGGGAGTACCTGTCCGCCCTCGTGCGCGGCTGGAACGTCCAACAGGTGAAGGAGATCGTGGCCGAGACCCTTCACGACCTGATCGATCCGCTGATCTACGACGAGGCGGCCTCACTGATCGAGGAGCATCACGTCGCCGGCCGTGACGTGGTCATCGTCTCCACCTCGGGCGCGGAGGTGGTCGAGCCGATCGGCGAGCTGCTCGGAGCGGACCGCGTGGTCGCCACCCGCATGGTCGTGGGCGAGGACGGCTGCTTCACCGGCGAGGTGGAGTACTACGCGTACGGTCCGACGAAGGCGGAGGCGGTCAAGGAGCTGGCCGTGTCCGAGGGCTACGACCTCTCCCGCTGCTACGCCTACAGCGACTCGGCGACCGACCTGCCGATGCTGCAGTCGGTCGGGCATCCGCACGCGGTGAACCCGGACCGGGCGTTGCGGCGCGAGGCCGTGGCACGCGGCTGGCCGATTCTCGACTTCCACCGGCCGGTGCGCCTCAAGCAGCGGATCCCCGCCTTCTCCGTGCCGCCCCGCCCGGCACTCGTCGCCATGGCGGCCATAGGCGCGGCGGCGGCCACTGCGGGCCTGGTCTGGTACGCCAGCAGGCGCCGGGCGGCAACGGTCTGA
- a CDS encoding Fic family protein, whose protein sequence is MSTTGASADPLAALGSLPGVAESVESVRKAVDRVYGHRVMRRRSGAVTSEAALRGARGSAALSGADWALEEVRRRSDFGVDGEARVMGASLRLTAEAGQLLSIWRQSPLRVLARLHLVTAASNDDEVGRPRRAGEAVDEPLIELPLPGAEELAGRLEGLSELIIAGGSAPALVTAAVVHGELLALRPFASHNGLVARAAERVVLIGSGLDPKSVCPAEVGHAELGRAAYLAALDGYVSGTPDGMAAWITHCGKAVELGARESTAVCEALQRGAA, encoded by the coding sequence ATGAGTACGACAGGCGCGTCCGCCGATCCGCTTGCGGCCCTGGGCTCGTTGCCCGGCGTGGCCGAGTCCGTGGAGTCCGTCCGCAAGGCCGTGGACCGGGTCTACGGCCACCGTGTCATGCGCCGCCGCAGCGGCGCGGTCACCTCGGAGGCCGCCCTGCGCGGAGCCCGCGGCTCCGCGGCGCTGTCCGGTGCGGACTGGGCGCTGGAGGAGGTGCGCCGACGCAGCGACTTCGGCGTGGATGGTGAGGCGCGCGTCATGGGCGCCTCGCTGCGGCTCACCGCGGAGGCGGGTCAGTTGCTGTCCATCTGGCGGCAGTCGCCCCTGCGGGTGCTGGCGCGCCTGCACCTCGTCACCGCCGCGAGCAACGATGACGAGGTCGGGCGCCCGCGCCGCGCCGGGGAGGCGGTCGACGAACCGTTGATCGAGCTGCCGCTCCCGGGCGCGGAGGAGCTGGCCGGCCGCCTGGAGGGCCTGTCCGAACTGATCATCGCGGGAGGGTCCGCGCCCGCCCTGGTGACGGCCGCGGTCGTGCACGGGGAACTTCTGGCGCTCCGCCCCTTCGCCTCCCACAACGGTCTGGTGGCGCGGGCCGCCGAGCGTGTCGTCCTGATCGGCAGCGGCCTCGATCCCAAGTCGGTATGCCCCGCCGAGGTGGGGCACGCCGAACTGGGCCGGGCCGCCTATCTCGCGGCTCTGGACGGCTACGTGTCCGGCACCCCGGACGGTATGGCTGCCTGGATCACCCACTGCGGCAAGGCCGTGGAGCTCGGCGCCCGCGAGTCGACGGCCGTGTGCGAGGCGCTGCAGCGCGGTGCGGCATGA
- the acs gene encoding acetate--CoA ligase, with amino-acid sequence MTESPSLSNLLKEERRFTPPAELAAHANVTAEAYEQAKADRLGFWAEQARRLTWAKEPTETLDWSNPPFAKWFKDGELNVAYNCVDRHVEAGHGDRVAIHFEGEPGDSRVLTYAELKDEVSKAANALLELGVRKGDRVAVYMPMIPETAVAMLACARIGAAHSVVFGGFSADALATRIQDADAKVVITSDGGYRRGKPSALKPAVDDAVARVDNVEHVLVVRRTGQEVAWTEGRDVWWHEAVDRQSAEHTPEAFEAEHPLFILYTSGTTGKPKGILHTSGGYLTQTAYTHHAVFDLKPETDVYWCTADVGWVTGHSYIVYGPLANGATQVMYEGTPDTPHQGRFWEIVQKYGVTILYTAPTAIRTFMKWGDDIPAKFDLGSLRVLGSVGEPINPEAWIWYRKHIGGDRTPVVDTWWQTETGAMMISPLPGVTATKPGSAQTPLPGISATVVDDEANEVPNGGGGYLVLTEPWPSMLRTIWGDDQRFLDTYWSRFEGRYFAGDGAKKDDDGDVWLLGRVDDVMLVSGHNISTTEVESALVSHPSVAEAAVVGAADETTGQAIVAFVILRGTANAEDEHLVADLRNHVGATLGPIAKPKRVLPVAELPKTRSGKIMRRLLRDVAENRQLGDVTTLTDSTVMDLIQAKLPAAPSED; translated from the coding sequence ATGACCGAGTCTCCTTCACTTTCCAACCTGCTCAAGGAAGAGCGCAGGTTCACGCCGCCCGCCGAGCTGGCGGCCCACGCCAACGTCACGGCGGAGGCGTACGAGCAGGCCAAGGCTGACAGGCTCGGCTTCTGGGCCGAGCAGGCTCGTCGGCTCACCTGGGCCAAGGAGCCGACCGAGACGCTGGACTGGTCGAACCCGCCGTTCGCCAAGTGGTTCAAGGACGGCGAGCTCAACGTCGCCTACAACTGCGTCGACCGGCACGTGGAGGCCGGCCACGGAGACCGGGTCGCCATCCACTTCGAGGGCGAGCCGGGCGACAGCCGCGTCCTCACCTACGCCGAGCTCAAGGACGAGGTGTCCAAGGCCGCCAACGCCCTGCTGGAGCTGGGAGTCCGGAAGGGCGACCGGGTCGCGGTGTACATGCCGATGATCCCCGAGACGGCGGTCGCGATGCTCGCCTGCGCCCGGATCGGCGCAGCACACTCCGTCGTCTTCGGCGGCTTCTCGGCGGACGCGTTGGCCACCCGGATCCAGGACGCGGACGCCAAGGTCGTGATCACGTCCGACGGCGGTTACCGGCGCGGCAAGCCGTCCGCGCTGAAGCCGGCCGTCGACGACGCCGTCGCGCGCGTGGACAACGTCGAGCACGTCCTGGTGGTGCGGCGGACCGGCCAGGAGGTGGCCTGGACCGAGGGCCGCGACGTGTGGTGGCACGAGGCCGTCGACCGGCAGTCGGCGGAGCACACCCCCGAGGCGTTCGAGGCGGAGCACCCGCTCTTCATCCTCTACACCTCCGGCACCACGGGTAAGCCGAAGGGCATCCTGCACACCTCCGGCGGCTACCTCACGCAGACCGCGTACACCCACCACGCGGTCTTCGACCTCAAGCCCGAGACCGACGTGTACTGGTGCACCGCCGACGTCGGCTGGGTCACCGGGCACTCCTACATCGTGTACGGACCGCTCGCCAACGGCGCGACGCAGGTCATGTACGAGGGCACGCCCGACACCCCTCACCAGGGTCGCTTCTGGGAGATCGTGCAGAAGTACGGGGTCACGATCCTGTACACGGCGCCGACCGCCATCCGCACGTTCATGAAGTGGGGCGACGACATCCCCGCGAAGTTCGACCTCGGCAGCCTGCGCGTGCTGGGATCGGTCGGGGAGCCGATCAACCCCGAGGCGTGGATCTGGTACCGCAAGCACATCGGGGGCGACCGCACACCCGTCGTGGACACCTGGTGGCAGACCGAGACCGGCGCCATGATGATCTCGCCGCTGCCGGGCGTGACGGCGACCAAGCCTGGGTCGGCGCAGACCCCGCTGCCGGGCATCTCCGCGACCGTCGTCGACGACGAGGCCAACGAGGTACCGAACGGCGGCGGCGGATATCTGGTCCTGACCGAGCCGTGGCCGTCGATGCTGCGCACCATCTGGGGTGACGACCAGCGGTTCCTCGACACGTACTGGTCCCGCTTCGAGGGCAGGTACTTCGCGGGCGACGGGGCGAAGAAGGACGACGACGGGGATGTCTGGCTCCTCGGGCGCGTCGACGACGTGATGCTGGTGTCGGGTCACAACATCTCCACCACCGAGGTGGAGTCCGCGCTGGTGTCCCACCCGTCCGTCGCCGAGGCGGCCGTCGTGGGCGCCGCGGACGAGACGACCGGGCAGGCCATCGTCGCCTTCGTCATCCTGCGCGGCACGGCGAACGCGGAGGACGAGCATCTCGTCGCCGACCTGCGCAACCACGTGGGCGCCACGCTCGGGCCGATCGCCAAGCCGAAGCGCGTCCTGCCGGTGGCGGAGCTGCCGAAGACCCGATCCGGCAAGATCATGCGCCGGCTGCTGCGGGACGTCGCGGAGAACCGACAACTGGGTGACGTCACCACGCTGACCGACTCCACGGTCATGGACCTCATCCAGGCCAAGCTCCCCGCCGCACCCAGCGAGGACTGA
- a CDS encoding ATP-binding protein, with the protein MKTAFVGKGGSGKTTLSSLFIRHLAAAGAPVIAVDADINQHLGPALGLDESDAAGLPAMGDRLPLIKDYLRGSNPRVASAEKMIKTTPPGGGSRLLRVCEDNPVYDACARPVELDGGTVRLMVTGPFTEADLGVSCYHSKTGAVELCLNHLVDGRDEYVVVDMTAGSDSFASGMFTRFDITFLVAEPTRKGVSVYRQYKEYARDFGVELKVVGNKVQGRDDVDFLRAEVGDDLLVTVGHSDWVRAMEKGRPPRFGLLEDANRHALDLLRTTVDSAYDKRDWERYTRQMVHFHLKNAESWGNERTGADLTAQVDPGFVLGEGVTATASV; encoded by the coding sequence ATGAAAACTGCTTTCGTCGGGAAGGGCGGCAGCGGCAAGACGACCCTGTCCTCCCTGTTCATCCGTCACCTCGCCGCCGCCGGCGCGCCCGTGATCGCGGTCGACGCGGACATCAACCAGCACCTGGGTCCCGCGCTCGGCCTCGACGAGTCGGACGCCGCCGGACTGCCCGCGATGGGCGACCGGCTGCCGTTGATCAAGGACTATCTGCGCGGCTCCAATCCCCGCGTCGCCTCCGCCGAGAAGATGATCAAGACGACCCCGCCCGGCGGGGGCTCACGTCTGCTGCGGGTGTGCGAGGACAACCCGGTGTACGACGCCTGTGCCCGGCCGGTGGAACTCGACGGCGGCACCGTCCGTTTGATGGTCACGGGGCCTTTCACGGAAGCCGACCTGGGGGTCTCCTGCTACCACTCCAAGACAGGAGCGGTGGAGCTGTGCCTGAACCACCTGGTGGACGGTCGTGACGAGTACGTCGTGGTCGACATGACCGCCGGCTCGGACTCCTTCGCCTCCGGCATGTTCACCCGCTTCGACATCACGTTCCTCGTCGCCGAACCGACGCGCAAGGGGGTCTCCGTCTATCGCCAGTACAAGGAGTACGCCCGCGACTTCGGCGTCGAGTTGAAGGTCGTCGGCAACAAGGTGCAGGGCCGGGACGACGTCGACTTCCTCCGCGCCGAAGTCGGCGACGACCTGCTCGTGACGGTCGGGCACTCGGACTGGGTGCGTGCGATGGAGAAGGGCCGGCCACCCCGGTTCGGGCTTCTGGAGGACGCCAACCGTCACGCCCTGGACCTTCTGCGGACGACCGTCGACTCGGCGTACGACAAGCGGGACTGGGAGCGCTACACCCGCCAGATGGTGCACTTCCACCTGAAGAACGCCGAGTCCTGGGGCAACGAACGCACCGGGGCCGACCTGACCGCGCAGGTCGACCCCGGCTTCGTCCTCGGGGAAGGCGTCACCGCCACAGCCTCCGTGTGA